From a single Paenibacillus sp. FSL W8-0426 genomic region:
- a CDS encoding beta-L-arabinofuranosidase domain-containing protein produces MIDTKKGFLGPEHVDLLDGIFQTSQEVGERYLLSLDIDRFLAPCFEAHGLTAKKKRYAGWEARSISGHSLGHYMSALAVTYQATGHETLKERLDYAVSELASIQQATGSGYIGGLSEEAFRIAFRAEHIGSFNIGEYWVPWYSVHKIYRGLIDAYRLTGNEEALDVVVRFADWAVAGMEKMTEEQVQHMLQCEHGGMNEVFAQLYGFTGKPEYLETAERFTHQIILKPLERRIDDLQGKHANTQIPKVIGAAEIYNQDPARQSYRRAAEFFWNTTVNHRSYVFGATSISEHYEAKGMESLGIKTGESCCTHNMLHLTKQLYDWTPDSAYMDYYENAIYNHILGTQDPDTGHKTYFSSTLQGHFKIYGTHDTAWWCCTGSGMENPGKYAEAIYFEDGEDLYVNLYIASRLDWTSQGLNLKLETRFPYSEKVTLTITEGSAPVNLKLRVPGWLQEPMTVTVNGDEEQAVSRIEPGYLSLERTWSAGDTVTIALPMALRKYTARDDAHKVAFLYGPIVLAGALGSDGLPEDTIIDETALNAKTAPVPVIWTEQDDVTEWIKAVDKDRLIFELSGTVTSDGQAVKLIPFYDIHHEFYTVYWPYNDEGNAVEKALNDITIDRVEPDGQQDEIGHRMDSNCRETTFQGSFADGRNKMVMWREAYGVKDAYFSYQLAVEGTAPNYLSVAYWGGDHSPFERDGSLYKREFEVLVDGIVVGDQRIHMNKIGEVFHVAYAIPEEATSGKDSLTVMFQASGEQGCTGKVTEVRTTRSKPQSLFS; encoded by the coding sequence ATGATCGATACGAAAAAAGGATTTCTAGGTCCGGAACATGTTGACTTGTTGGATGGCATTTTTCAAACATCGCAGGAGGTCGGAGAACGGTATTTGCTGTCGCTGGACATCGACCGTTTTCTCGCTCCATGTTTCGAAGCGCACGGCTTGACTGCCAAAAAAAAACGGTACGCCGGGTGGGAAGCCCGCTCCATCAGCGGCCATTCCCTTGGACACTACATGTCGGCGCTCGCCGTCACCTACCAGGCCACAGGCCATGAAACGTTAAAAGAAAGACTGGATTACGCGGTCAGCGAGCTGGCCTCCATTCAGCAGGCAACGGGCAGCGGGTACATCGGCGGTTTGTCCGAAGAAGCGTTCCGTATTGCCTTTCGGGCAGAGCACATCGGCAGCTTCAATATTGGCGAATACTGGGTGCCTTGGTACAGCGTGCACAAAATCTATCGCGGACTGATCGACGCCTACAGATTGACGGGCAATGAAGAAGCGCTGGATGTCGTCGTACGCTTCGCCGATTGGGCCGTGGCCGGCATGGAAAAGATGACGGAAGAGCAGGTGCAGCACATGCTTCAATGCGAGCACGGGGGCATGAACGAGGTGTTCGCGCAGTTGTACGGGTTTACCGGCAAACCGGAGTATTTGGAGACGGCCGAACGGTTCACCCACCAAATCATCCTGAAACCGCTCGAACGCAGAATCGACGATCTTCAAGGCAAACACGCCAACACCCAGATTCCGAAGGTCATCGGCGCAGCCGAAATCTACAATCAGGACCCGGCGCGGCAGAGCTACCGGAGGGCGGCGGAGTTTTTCTGGAACACGACCGTCAATCATCGTTCCTACGTATTTGGCGCGACGAGCATTTCGGAGCATTACGAGGCGAAGGGCATGGAGAGCCTTGGCATCAAAACCGGGGAGAGCTGCTGCACGCACAACATGCTGCATTTGACGAAGCAGCTCTATGACTGGACGCCGGACAGCGCCTATATGGACTATTACGAAAATGCGATCTACAATCACATTCTCGGCACGCAGGACCCGGATACGGGACACAAAACGTATTTCTCCTCCACGCTTCAGGGCCATTTCAAAATTTACGGAACACACGACACCGCTTGGTGGTGCTGCACGGGCTCGGGTATGGAGAATCCCGGCAAATACGCCGAGGCGATCTACTTTGAGGACGGCGAGGACCTGTACGTGAACCTGTACATCGCATCCCGACTGGATTGGACTTCTCAAGGGCTGAACCTGAAGCTGGAGACCCGATTCCCGTATTCGGAAAAAGTAACCCTGACGATCACCGAGGGCAGCGCCCCGGTCAATCTCAAGCTGCGCGTCCCGGGCTGGCTGCAGGAGCCGATGACGGTGACGGTCAACGGGGACGAGGAGCAGGCCGTCTCCCGCATCGAACCCGGGTATCTCTCCCTGGAACGGACATGGTCCGCCGGAGATACCGTGACGATTGCGCTGCCGATGGCTCTGCGCAAATACACCGCACGCGACGATGCGCACAAGGTCGCGTTCCTGTACGGCCCGATCGTGCTCGCGGGCGCGCTCGGAAGCGACGGATTGCCGGAGGATACCATCATCGACGAGACGGCGCTGAATGCCAAGACGGCACCCGTGCCGGTTATCTGGACCGAGCAGGATGACGTGACCGAATGGATCAAGGCCGTGGACAAGGACCGATTGATCTTTGAACTGTCCGGCACAGTCACCTCGGACGGCCAAGCCGTGAAGCTGATTCCTTTTTACGACATCCATCATGAATTCTATACCGTGTATTGGCCATACAATGACGAGGGCAACGCGGTGGAGAAAGCGCTGAACGACATTACGATCGACCGCGTGGAGCCGGACGGCCAGCAGGACGAAATCGGTCACCGGATGGACAGCAACTGCCGCGAGACGACGTTCCAGGGATCGTTTGCGGACGGGCGCAACAAGATGGTTATGTGGCGCGAGGCGTATGGCGTGAAAGACGCTTACTTCAGTTACCAGCTTGCTGTGGAGGGGACGGCACCGAACTATCTATCCGTCGCATATTGGGGCGGTGACCATTCGCCGTTCGAACGGGACGGGTCGTTGTACAAACGGGAGTTCGAAGTGCTCGTGGACGGTATTGTAGTGGGCGACCAGCGCATTCATATGAATAAAATCGGGGAAGTCTTCCACGTGGCGTATGCGATTCCGGAGGAAGCGACGTCTGGCAAAGACAGTCTAACCGTCATGTTCCAGGCCAGCGGGGAGCAGGGCTGTACGGGTAAAGTCACCGAGGTGCGCACGACGAGAAGCAAACCGCAATCGCTTTTTTCCTGA
- a CDS encoding 2,3-butanediol dehydrogenase, with translation MKAAVWYGHKDVRVENREVPVAKAGQVKIKVEYAGICGSDLHAYHHGVGIQEGENHPLSGQKAPLTLGHEFAGTVSELGENVGGISVGDRVVVEPLYHCGKCEYCIQGRYNQCTEFGFVGLNGDGGFAEYVVVEAYMVHPLPDNVSFEEGALVEPTAVAFHAVRHSKLKVGNKVAVYGAGPIGLLTILSAKAAGASQIYAVDVFEERLNLAAQLGAIPVNSAKVNATEVILQQSGGIDVAYEAAGVQPTMDSAVAVVKKGGEVVVIAAIPNPLQVNFFELLVKEANLTATLAYRHIFPEVISLIAEGALDVKQVITKKIKLDDIVQDGLELLMSDKSHAKILVEIGG, from the coding sequence ATGAAAGCAGCGGTATGGTATGGACATAAAGACGTTCGCGTGGAAAATCGCGAGGTTCCGGTCGCTAAGGCGGGTCAGGTTAAGATTAAAGTGGAGTATGCCGGCATTTGCGGCAGCGACTTGCACGCTTATCACCATGGCGTAGGGATTCAGGAAGGCGAGAATCATCCGCTCTCGGGACAGAAAGCTCCGCTCACGCTCGGGCATGAGTTTGCAGGAACCGTCAGTGAACTGGGAGAGAATGTAGGCGGTATCAGCGTAGGCGACCGGGTCGTCGTAGAACCGCTCTATCATTGCGGAAAATGTGAGTACTGTATCCAGGGACGGTATAATCAATGTACCGAATTCGGATTCGTTGGGCTGAATGGCGATGGCGGTTTTGCCGAGTATGTAGTGGTCGAAGCCTATATGGTGCATCCGTTACCGGATAACGTATCCTTTGAGGAAGGCGCGCTTGTAGAGCCGACAGCTGTAGCTTTTCACGCGGTGCGTCACAGCAAGCTGAAAGTGGGGAACAAGGTAGCGGTATACGGAGCCGGTCCGATCGGTTTATTGACCATTTTGTCGGCCAAAGCTGCCGGTGCCTCTCAAATCTATGCCGTCGATGTGTTTGAGGAACGCCTGAACCTGGCAGCCCAATTGGGAGCGATTCCGGTGAACAGCGCCAAAGTCAATGCCACCGAAGTCATCCTGCAGCAATCGGGTGGAATCGACGTTGCATATGAAGCGGCTGGCGTGCAGCCAACGATGGACAGTGCTGTAGCCGTAGTCAAAAAAGGCGGGGAAGTTGTGGTCATCGCTGCGATTCCGAACCCGCTTCAAGTGAACTTCTTCGAACTGCTGGTCAAGGAAGCAAATCTGACCGCGACATTGGCGTATCGCCATATCTTTCCAGAGGTAATCTCGCTGATTGCAGAAGGAGCACTTGATGTGAAACAGGTCATCACCAAAAAGATCAAATTGGATGATATCGTGCAGGACGGCCTGGAGCTGTTGATGAGCGATAAGAGCCATGCGAAGATTTTGGTGGAGATCGGAGGCTAA
- a CDS encoding AraC family transcriptional regulator — MRKSLEHYLCGKFITEGNWSHMRRSMPVHEIILMLEGEMYIAEEEERFVVRANDLLFLRAGRTHYGYRISDAPVSFYWVHYDAVQAEFRHFPTHATIQVPSMANQLFKQLLHVSSFSPEEADAATLLLLRELKRNIQADYRPHNAIVDHICKWVDIHLHTNITVSQIAENFNFNKDYISKMVKREKGVGLKTYILTERIRRAKQLLLNTNASVKEIAGQCGFSDYKLFLRMFKQYEGNTPTEYRNHLYSTQLNR; from the coding sequence ATGCGAAAGTCACTGGAACATTACCTGTGCGGCAAGTTCATCACCGAAGGCAATTGGAGCCATATGCGGCGCAGCATGCCTGTTCACGAGATCATTTTGATGCTGGAAGGTGAGATGTACATCGCGGAAGAAGAGGAGCGGTTCGTCGTTCGTGCCAATGATCTGCTGTTCCTGAGAGCTGGCCGCACCCATTACGGCTACCGCATCAGCGACGCGCCCGTCAGCTTCTACTGGGTTCACTATGATGCCGTGCAGGCAGAGTTCCGGCACTTTCCGACGCATGCCACCATTCAGGTGCCTTCCATGGCGAATCAGCTGTTCAAGCAGCTGCTGCATGTGTCGTCCTTCTCACCGGAGGAAGCCGATGCGGCTACCCTCTTGCTGCTCCGAGAGCTGAAGCGTAACATCCAGGCCGATTATCGCCCGCACAATGCGATTGTGGACCATATTTGCAAGTGGGTCGACATTCATCTGCATACGAACATTACGGTGAGCCAGATCGCGGAGAATTTTAACTTTAACAAGGACTACATCTCCAAAATGGTGAAGCGTGAGAAGGGAGTCGGACTCAAAACCTACATTCTCACGGAACGGATTCGCCGAGCCAAACAGCTACTGCTGAACACCAATGCCAGCGTGAAAGAAATTGCCGGACAGTGCGGCTTCTCCGATTACAAGCTGTTCCTGCGCATGTTCAAGCAATACGAGGGCAACACCCCGACCGAATATCGCAATCACTTGTACTCGACGCAGCTCAATCGATAA
- a CDS encoding VWA domain-containing protein, with protein MAKKGKFWITSIVMLVLVFGLVYAGITLTSNLGKTGSQVSTENASKQLAKMVADIHPGTAEPVKGQIDLDPVNVADALPDISKFPITVESTTSDYVEIFSSPEKSGTGVDGWLTEVAEAFNQAGIQVDGKPVSVKIRNIASGTAADYIKSGKYVPDAYTPSNEFWGEMVAASGVNTDMVAQRLVGNVPGIVISKAKYDALVDTYGSVNVKTVTEAIANNELSMGYTDPFASSTGLNFLVTALNTYDSADPLGETAIQGFEKFQANVPFTASTTIQMREAAKSGRLDAFVLEYQTYVNTADLKSGYVFTPFGVRHDSPLYALGQLPENKLEIIRQFAAFAEKDEYQRSAEEFGFNGLQDYKSELATIDGGTLLAAQKVWKEKKNGAKPIAAVFVADVSGSMDGEPLNRLKESLRQGQKYLGTDNSIGLVSYSSGVTINLPIAKYDTNQQSMFVGTVDSLQAGGGTATFDGIAVAMKMLEDYMVDNPNVKPLIFVLSDGETNEGHTLKDIRDLVETAQVPIYTIGYNADIKALESISSINEAASINADTDDVVYKIGNLFNAQM; from the coding sequence ATGGCGAAGAAGGGGAAGTTTTGGATCACCTCCATCGTAATGCTGGTGCTGGTGTTCGGCTTGGTTTATGCAGGCATTACGCTGACGTCCAACCTGGGCAAAACGGGTTCGCAAGTGAGCACTGAAAATGCGTCGAAGCAGCTGGCCAAAATGGTTGCGGACATCCATCCGGGCACGGCAGAGCCGGTAAAAGGGCAAATCGACCTTGACCCGGTGAATGTGGCGGACGCCCTGCCGGATATCTCGAAATTTCCGATCACGGTAGAAAGCACGACCAGTGATTACGTGGAAATCTTTTCGTCTCCGGAGAAATCGGGCACCGGCGTGGACGGTTGGCTGACGGAAGTGGCCGAGGCGTTTAACCAGGCAGGCATTCAAGTGGATGGCAAACCGGTATCGGTCAAAATACGCAACATCGCTTCCGGTACGGCCGCCGATTACATCAAGTCGGGGAAATACGTGCCTGATGCCTATACGCCATCGAACGAGTTTTGGGGCGAGATGGTCGCGGCGAGCGGGGTGAACACCGATATGGTCGCCCAGCGTTTGGTCGGCAACGTGCCCGGCATCGTCATCTCGAAAGCGAAATACGATGCGCTGGTGGACACCTACGGTTCGGTAAACGTCAAAACAGTGACCGAAGCGATTGCGAACAATGAGCTTTCCATGGGATATACCGATCCATTTGCGAGTTCGACGGGGCTTAATTTTCTCGTTACGGCATTGAACACCTACGATAGCGCCGATCCGCTCGGCGAAACGGCCATTCAAGGCTTCGAGAAATTCCAAGCCAACGTGCCGTTTACCGCGTCTACCACGATCCAGATGCGGGAAGCGGCCAAGTCCGGCAGGCTGGATGCGTTCGTGCTGGAGTATCAGACGTACGTCAATACAGCCGACCTGAAGAGCGGTTACGTGTTCACGCCGTTTGGCGTAAGACACGACAGCCCGCTCTATGCGCTCGGCCAACTGCCGGAGAACAAGCTGGAGATCATTCGCCAATTCGCCGCGTTTGCGGAAAAGGATGAATACCAGCGTTCGGCGGAGGAATTCGGCTTCAACGGCCTGCAGGATTACAAATCCGAATTGGCCACCATTGACGGCGGCACGCTGCTTGCAGCCCAGAAAGTATGGAAAGAAAAGAAAAACGGCGCCAAACCGATCGCTGCCGTGTTTGTCGCCGACGTATCCGGAAGCATGGATGGTGAACCGCTGAATCGGCTCAAGGAGTCGCTCCGCCAAGGGCAAAAATATTTGGGAACCGACAACAGCATCGGCCTCGTGTCTTATTCGAGCGGCGTAACAATAAATCTGCCGATTGCCAAATACGATACGAACCAGCAGTCCATGTTCGTCGGCACGGTGGACAGTTTGCAAGCAGGGGGCGGCACGGCAACGTTCGACGGCATCGCGGTTGCGATGAAAATGCTGGAGGATTACATGGTCGACAACCCGAACGTGAAACCGCTGATCTTCGTCCTGAGTGACGGCGAAACGAACGAGGGTCACACTCTCAAGGACATTCGCGATCTGGTGGAGACGGCTCAGGTTCCGATCTATACGATCGGTTATAACGCCGACATCAAGGCGCTGGAGAGCATATCGAGCATTAACGAGGCGGCGAGCATCAATGCGGATACCGACGACGTCGTGTACAAGATCGGCAACCTGTTCAACGCGCAGATGTAA
- a CDS encoding GNAT family N-acetyltransferase, with protein sequence MTTAAISIHPATKADHDDIVHILVASYAEYRETFEQADRWEAYLKDIRESVDNPYLTELWIAKIEDRIVGTVQLFETAHRAYPNFELPIDYPFIRLLGVDPEWRGHGIARALLQKCVESAKAMGKNTVYLYTGGQMVNAIRLYERFGFVEDAEFSSEGNGGKAICYRYDS encoded by the coding sequence ATGACAACGGCTGCCATTTCGATTCATCCTGCCACCAAAGCCGATCACGACGACATTGTACATATCCTTGTGGCGAGTTACGCCGAGTATCGGGAGACGTTCGAACAAGCGGACCGATGGGAGGCCTACTTGAAAGATATTCGGGAATCCGTGGACAATCCGTACCTGACGGAATTGTGGATTGCCAAGATCGAAGACCGGATTGTGGGCACGGTTCAATTGTTCGAAACGGCGCACCGAGCCTATCCGAATTTTGAATTGCCGATCGATTATCCGTTTATCCGTTTGCTGGGCGTCGATCCGGAGTGGAGGGGGCACGGGATTGCACGGGCATTGCTCCAAAAATGCGTGGAATCTGCCAAAGCCATGGGGAAAAATACGGTCTATCTATATACGGGCGGTCAGATGGTGAATGCCATCCGATTATATGAACGTTTCGGCTTTGTCGAGGATGCGGAGTTCAGCTCTGAGGGGAATGGAGGCAAAGCTATCTGCTACCGTTATGATTCATAG
- a CDS encoding toxic anion resistance protein produces the protein MSFSMEIPSTKEIQAVIEEQVKPVPAEVAELQQIASANVEAIMSLDFDSLEKRQEILQSIEGFGMKTMSSSSEKNALLQVSVGHLSKTGDEGGTVAKGLTELHMQLKDLDPSAVDFAKSGFLGKLFNPLRAYFLKFQKADAVIADIVVSLDKGRATLRNDNTTLELEQQTLRELTKKLQKEIQLGVLMDESIDGQIEAAKIRGEDPEKVRFITEEVLFPLRQRVMDLQQMLVVNQQGIMAIEVVIRNNRELIRGVDRAKNVTISALKIAVTVASALYNQKIVLQKIELLNQTTNDLIAGTSKMLKEQGIAIQKQAYNASISVDTMKQAFTDVLSALDSISQYKQEALPRMRETISQFRELADTGEKQIQRLEKGQKLGL, from the coding sequence ATGTCATTTTCGATGGAGATTCCGAGCACGAAGGAGATTCAGGCAGTCATTGAGGAGCAGGTGAAACCCGTGCCGGCCGAGGTGGCGGAGCTGCAGCAGATAGCAAGTGCCAACGTGGAGGCGATCATGTCCCTCGATTTCGATTCGCTGGAGAAACGCCAGGAAATTTTGCAGTCGATCGAAGGGTTCGGCATGAAAACGATGAGCAGCTCTTCTGAGAAAAACGCGTTGCTTCAAGTCTCCGTCGGACACCTGTCCAAGACGGGAGACGAGGGCGGGACGGTCGCCAAAGGCTTGACCGAGCTGCACATGCAGCTGAAAGACCTCGACCCCAGCGCGGTCGACTTTGCCAAGAGCGGATTCCTTGGCAAATTGTTTAACCCGCTGCGGGCCTACTTCCTGAAGTTCCAGAAGGCGGATGCCGTCATTGCGGACATCGTCGTCTCCCTGGACAAAGGGCGGGCGACGCTGCGCAACGACAATACGACGCTGGAGCTGGAACAGCAGACGCTGCGGGAGCTGACGAAGAAGCTGCAAAAGGAAATCCAGCTCGGCGTGCTGATGGACGAATCGATCGATGGACAGATCGAGGCGGCCAAAATCCGCGGCGAAGACCCGGAGAAGGTGCGTTTCATCACCGAGGAAGTGCTGTTCCCGCTGCGCCAGCGGGTGATGGATTTGCAGCAGATGCTGGTGGTCAACCAGCAGGGCATCATGGCGATCGAAGTCGTGATCCGCAACAATCGCGAGCTGATCCGGGGCGTGGATCGAGCGAAAAACGTGACCATCTCGGCATTGAAGATCGCCGTAACGGTAGCGAGCGCGTTATATAACCAGAAAATCGTGCTGCAAAAGATCGAGCTGCTGAATCAGACCACGAACGACCTGATCGCAGGCACGTCCAAAATGCTGAAGGAGCAAGGCATCGCGATCCAGAAGCAGGCCTACAATGCCAGCATTTCGGTGGATACGATGAAGCAGGCCTTCACCGACGTGCTGAGCGCGCTCGACTCGATCAGCCAGTATAAGCAGGAGGCGCTGCCGCGTATGCGTGAGACGATCAGCCAGTTCCGCGAACTGGCCGACACGGGGGAGAAGCAGATCCAGCGGCTGGAGAAAGGCCAGAAGCTCGGCTTGTAG
- a CDS encoding LysR family transcriptional regulator, whose product MNLEQLEYVVEIAKTQSFSAASEHLHVTQSAISQSVHRLEKELGMTLFERSRQGTHPTPEGKQFIAKALDILQRIDELKSLNAESSCLTGELHVATFPSVMPYLVQSAAEMKREHSQLSIAIEEKGSMEIIEDIRNNKTHLGFIAIYTKQLREFDGLHFTPMYSGKLVVCTHHLSELAKQSRVTPDQLKEHKLALYRDGFIEDFLREFTYDYGPLSILFKTNNSEAISTVLKNNIAATIGHDYSFYQHPLWKEGLVKMVEIAEIEQPKMQIGFVQTESKEVAAAAERFARRFRQAIELDHL is encoded by the coding sequence ATGAATCTGGAACAGCTTGAATATGTCGTCGAAATCGCCAAAACCCAATCGTTCTCCGCTGCCTCGGAGCATCTTCATGTCACGCAATCCGCGATTAGCCAATCCGTTCATCGACTGGAGAAAGAACTGGGGATGACCCTGTTCGAACGCTCCAGACAAGGTACCCACCCCACGCCTGAAGGCAAACAATTTATTGCCAAAGCGTTAGACATTTTGCAACGAATCGATGAATTGAAATCGCTGAACGCCGAATCGTCCTGCCTGACCGGAGAGCTTCATGTGGCTACTTTCCCCAGTGTCATGCCTTATCTTGTCCAGTCTGCTGCAGAGATGAAGCGGGAGCATTCGCAGCTAAGCATTGCCATTGAAGAAAAAGGGTCGATGGAGATCATTGAGGATATCCGCAACAATAAAACCCATCTGGGCTTTATCGCGATCTACACCAAGCAGCTGCGGGAATTCGACGGTCTGCATTTCACGCCCATGTATTCCGGCAAGCTCGTCGTATGCACCCATCATCTGTCCGAATTGGCCAAACAGTCGCGCGTTACGCCTGACCAGTTGAAAGAACATAAACTCGCCCTGTACCGGGATGGCTTCATCGAGGATTTTCTCCGGGAGTTCACGTATGATTACGGGCCACTGTCCATCCTGTTCAAAACCAATAACTCCGAAGCCATCAGTACCGTGTTAAAAAACAATATCGCGGCTACAATCGGCCACGACTACTCCTTTTACCAGCATCCGCTGTGGAAAGAAGGTTTGGTCAAAATGGTCGAGATTGCCGAGATCGAACAGCCCAAGATGCAAATCGGCTTCGTGCAGACGGAATCCAAAGAGGTCGCCGCTGCCGCAGAACGATTCGCCCGGCGTTTCAGACAGGCCATCGAGCTGGATCATCTGTAA
- a CDS encoding Uma2 family endonuclease, translated as MAKPDPNGIYSFQDWLSWEGSWEWINGRAHDLSPAPASLHQFVVGELHFSLRTFFRNDACMVFTTPFDVFLSESGQFDSPDHVVQPDLSVVCSKEQISRQGCSGAPSLIIEVLSPSTALKDFNEKFNLYQKYGVGEYWIVDPGNRTVHVYTLEEGSYQSRQLFTGQDLIQSVLYPGLNISLPSLFRLNDES; from the coding sequence ATGGCAAAACCCGATCCAAACGGCATTTATAGCTTTCAGGATTGGCTGAGCTGGGAAGGATCATGGGAATGGATTAACGGAAGAGCACATGACTTGTCGCCTGCACCAGCTTCCTTGCATCAATTTGTCGTGGGAGAACTGCACTTTTCGCTGCGCACGTTTTTCCGAAACGATGCCTGCATGGTGTTTACGACTCCCTTTGACGTCTTTCTTAGCGAGAGTGGACAATTTGATTCGCCGGATCATGTGGTACAGCCCGATCTGTCGGTCGTGTGTTCGAAAGAGCAAATTTCCCGCCAAGGATGCAGCGGCGCTCCTTCGCTGATCATCGAAGTGTTGTCTCCATCGACGGCGCTGAAGGACTTTAATGAAAAGTTCAACTTGTACCAGAAGTACGGCGTGGGCGAATATTGGATCGTGGATCCCGGCAACCGAACCGTACATGTATATACGCTGGAAGAGGGGAGTTACCAGAGTCGCCAGTTGTTTACAGGACAGGATCTGATCCAATCCGTACTGTACCCCGGATTGAACATCTCACTCCCAAGCCTGTTCAGGCTGAACGACGAATCTTAG
- a CDS encoding polymorphic toxin type 30 domain-containing protein produces the protein MKQRLFEIERQWNGSAKERFYVDFVVAQRVMDNFTSLTLSIAKELEGHAEKFRLADQQATRSYDPKCAPPPPDECRAPEVDTRNVFQKSTDSLAELGRTFLQSADDRYQKRYDSVGGFLDYWTFGIPSGLVQGYVDRADKAFNSPNDTANWLTFGIHGTIREATFPTNAWSSEHWANMIGMGGMLVGTGYASSLIKPHNLLTSSGGGVKIKAFNRPPGKGQMFNGFQDQRLRVMDNIVDSKMVRKSSNVKIYLENERLLSKSIHEHKLNMSTIVDNAGNFNLAEGVLNGGRINESYLKGLVPPEGVNKFKPDPGIIEEGFKYNFLYENKKIEIKWHSPQQNLQGILTEEELLTSNSYNGWTAQIKIGKKYLGTDGNLYRNNQQNITHIPVNIGG, from the coding sequence TTGAAACAACGGTTATTTGAAATTGAAAGGCAGTGGAACGGTAGCGCGAAGGAAAGATTTTATGTTGATTTTGTAGTTGCACAGAGGGTAATGGATAACTTCACTTCATTAACCCTATCGATTGCAAAAGAACTAGAAGGACATGCTGAGAAATTCAGATTGGCAGATCAGCAAGCGACACGATCTTATGACCCGAAGTGTGCGCCACCGCCGCCGGATGAGTGCAGGGCTCCTGAAGTGGATACTCGTAATGTATTTCAAAAATCGACTGACAGTTTGGCAGAGTTGGGTCGTACCTTTTTGCAATCTGCGGACGATCGATATCAAAAACGTTATGATAGTGTAGGTGGATTTCTGGATTACTGGACGTTCGGTATTCCGAGTGGTCTGGTTCAGGGATATGTAGACCGAGCAGATAAAGCTTTCAATTCTCCCAATGATACAGCCAATTGGCTTACATTCGGTATTCATGGCACAATCCGGGAGGCTACCTTTCCAACCAATGCCTGGTCTAGTGAGCACTGGGCTAATATGATAGGTATGGGAGGGATGTTGGTTGGAACCGGATATGCCTCTTCTTTAATTAAGCCGCATAATCTGCTAACTTCATCAGGAGGCGGCGTAAAAATAAAAGCCTTCAATCGTCCACCAGGTAAAGGACAAATGTTTAATGGATTTCAAGATCAACGTCTTCGAGTAATGGATAATATCGTCGATAGTAAGATGGTGAGGAAATCATCCAATGTGAAAATTTATTTGGAAAATGAAAGACTACTCTCAAAAAGTATTCATGAACATAAATTGAATATGAGCACAATTGTTGATAACGCAGGTAATTTCAATCTTGCTGAAGGAGTGCTAAATGGTGGGAGAATTAATGAAAGTTATTTGAAAGGATTGGTTCCTCCCGAAGGTGTTAATAAATTCAAGCCCGACCCTGGAATCATAGAGGAAGGATTTAAGTATAATTTTCTTTACGAGAATAAGAAGATAGAAATAAAATGGCATTCACCACAGCAAAATTTACAAGGTATATTGACGGAAGAAGAGCTTTTAACAAGTAATTCATATAATGGATGGACTGCACAAATTAAGATTGGCAAAAAGTACTTAGGCACAGATGGTAATCTATATAGAAACAATCAGCAAAATATAACTCATATACCTGTTAATATTGGAGGATAA